One window from the genome of Haloprofundus halobius encodes:
- the cofC gene encoding 2-phospho-L-lactate guanylyltransferase: MRVLVPYEAARPKTRLSDMLDSAERESFSRAMLADVVETVAETGAEPTVLATDSVDVEAPVVVDEQPLSAAVNDRLAETTDATAVVMSDLALATPRVLSRFFGASGDLVVAPGRGGGTNALVVRHPRFRVDYHGASYLDHLRVARDVGASVREFDSMRLSTDIDEPDDVVELLLHTDGRTREWLLDAGFEVETREGRVGVRRER, encoded by the coding sequence ATGCGCGTTCTCGTTCCCTACGAAGCGGCGCGTCCGAAGACGCGTCTCTCGGACATGCTCGATTCGGCCGAGCGAGAATCGTTCTCGCGGGCGATGCTCGCGGACGTCGTCGAAACGGTCGCCGAAACCGGCGCGGAACCGACAGTTCTCGCGACCGATTCCGTCGACGTCGAGGCACCCGTCGTCGTCGACGAACAACCGCTCTCTGCGGCGGTCAACGACCGACTCGCCGAGACCACCGACGCCACAGCGGTCGTGATGAGCGACCTCGCACTCGCGACGCCGCGAGTGCTCTCCCGATTCTTCGGCGCGAGCGGTGACCTCGTCGTCGCACCCGGACGCGGCGGGGGAACGAACGCGCTCGTCGTCCGCCACCCCCGTTTCCGCGTCGACTACCACGGGGCGTCGTATCTCGACCATCTCCGGGTCGCCCGTGACGTCGGCGCGAGCGTCCGCGAGTTCGACTCGATGCGGCTCTCGACCGATATCGACGAACCCGATGACGTCGTCGAGTTGTTGCTCCACACCGACGGTCGGACCCGAGAGTGGCTTCTCGACGCCGGATTCGAGGTCGAGACGCGCGAGGGCCGCGTCGGCGTGCGGCGCGAACGTTGA
- a CDS encoding mechanosensitive ion channel family protein, translating to MSFRSVASVVLQGTIPIEGLTLGELIQQYLAPVVLFVLGVVVTLILGRLVLAPLVDRVLRQQGHDETVRSLSDSIMGAVVWVLALAVGLMLAGFGTVIAALGVFGGALALAVGFAAQDLLGNFVAGVFILKDKPFQVGDWIEVGDITGRVEDIDLRVTRVRTFDNERITVPNGELANNPLKNPVAYDRLRQQFVFGIGYGDDIDHAKEAILDEVERVPEVLDDPAPDIRVNELADSYVGLNTRFWVDNPNRSDFVRIQSKVVQNVKERLDAEGIDMPYPYRQLTGSVDVDGELVTQETRTPADD from the coding sequence ATGTCGTTTCGCTCTGTCGCCTCAGTCGTCTTACAGGGGACCATCCCGATAGAAGGTCTCACACTCGGTGAACTCATCCAACAGTATCTCGCCCCGGTGGTACTGTTCGTCCTCGGCGTCGTCGTCACGCTGATTCTCGGTCGCCTCGTGCTCGCACCGCTCGTCGACCGCGTGCTTAGACAGCAAGGCCACGACGAGACGGTTCGGAGCCTCTCAGACAGCATCATGGGCGCCGTCGTCTGGGTGCTCGCACTCGCGGTCGGGCTGATGCTGGCCGGATTCGGAACCGTCATCGCCGCACTCGGCGTGTTCGGCGGGGCGCTCGCGCTCGCCGTCGGCTTCGCCGCCCAGGACCTGCTCGGTAACTTCGTCGCCGGGGTCTTCATTCTCAAGGACAAACCGTTCCAGGTCGGCGACTGGATCGAGGTCGGCGACATCACGGGCCGCGTCGAAGACATCGACCTCCGAGTGACTCGGGTCCGAACGTTCGACAACGAGCGAATCACCGTCCCGAACGGCGAACTCGCCAACAACCCGCTGAAGAACCCCGTCGCCTACGACCGCCTCCGGCAGCAGTTCGTCTTCGGCATCGGCTACGGGGACGACATCGACCACGCGAAGGAAGCGATTCTCGACGAGGTCGAGCGCGTCCCCGAGGTGCTCGACGACCCCGCCCCCGACATCCGCGTGAACGAACTGGCCGACTCCTACGTCGGTCTCAACACGCGCTTCTGGGTCGACAACCCGAACCGCTCGGACTTCGTCCGCATCCAGTCCAAAGTCGTGCAAAACGTCAAGGAACGGCTCGACGCCGAGGGTATCGACATGCCGTACCCGTACCGGCAACTCACCGGGAGCGTCGACGTCGACGGCGAACTGGTGACGCAGGAGACGCGGACTCCCGCCGACGACTGA
- the cofG gene encoding 7,8-didemethyl-8-hydroxy-5-deazariboflavin synthase subunit CofG, with product MFPAADEYDVDIAVDDAEVERLLSATPEDVDAAPALTYARNVFLPLTTACRYTCTYCTYYDVPGQATLMSPADIRETLQIGADAGCTEALFTFGDKPDARYEAIHDQLDEWGHDSILDYLYRACEIALDEGLLPHSNPGDLTEPEFERLREVNASMGVMLETTADVQAHSGTRRKTPGQRLNTIRAAGRAGVPFTTGLLVGIGEAWRDRAESLLAIRKLHERHGHVQEVIIQNVVPNERSDYETPSVETMRRVVAMARVALPEEVSVQVPPNLSPARDLLDCGVDDLGGVSPVTDDYINPEYEWPALRELRDIADDGGVPLRERLPVYERFLPPDVGRDDRDGGDDRTVEASTLAETEWLSPRIRAAIRADDDAGRRYRALLTE from the coding sequence GTGTTTCCCGCGGCCGACGAGTACGACGTAGACATCGCCGTCGACGACGCCGAGGTGGAGCGACTGCTCTCGGCGACGCCCGAGGACGTCGACGCCGCGCCAGCACTCACCTACGCGCGGAACGTGTTTCTGCCGCTGACGACCGCCTGTCGCTACACCTGCACGTACTGCACGTACTACGACGTCCCGGGGCAGGCGACGCTCATGTCGCCCGCAGATATTCGAGAGACGCTCCAAATCGGTGCCGACGCCGGTTGCACGGAGGCGCTGTTCACGTTCGGTGACAAACCCGACGCGCGCTACGAGGCGATTCACGACCAACTCGACGAGTGGGGCCACGACTCGATTCTCGACTACCTCTACCGCGCCTGCGAAATCGCGCTCGACGAAGGCCTGCTGCCGCACTCGAACCCCGGCGATCTCACCGAACCGGAGTTCGAGCGCTTGCGCGAGGTCAACGCCTCAATGGGCGTAATGCTGGAGACGACGGCGGACGTACAGGCACACTCGGGAACGCGTCGAAAGACGCCGGGCCAGCGACTGAACACCATCCGCGCCGCCGGTCGTGCAGGCGTCCCGTTCACCACCGGACTTCTCGTCGGCATCGGCGAGGCGTGGCGCGACCGCGCCGAAAGCCTGCTCGCCATCCGCAAACTCCACGAGCGCCACGGCCACGTCCAGGAGGTCATCATTCAGAACGTCGTCCCGAACGAGCGCTCGGACTACGAGACGCCGAGCGTCGAGACGATGCGCCGCGTCGTCGCGATGGCACGCGTCGCGCTCCCCGAGGAGGTGTCGGTGCAGGTCCCGCCGAATCTCTCGCCCGCTCGCGACCTGCTCGACTGCGGCGTCGACGATTTAGGTGGGGTGTCGCCGGTGACGGACGACTACATCAACCCCGAGTACGAGTGGCCCGCGCTCCGAGAGCTTCGCGACATCGCCGACGACGGCGGCGTTCCGTTGCGGGAGCGGTTGCCGGTGTACGAGCGGTTTCTGCCGCCGGATGTGGGCAGAGATGACCGCGACGGAGGGGATGACCGGACCGTCGAGGCGTCGACACTCGCGGAGACGGAGTGGCTCTCGCCACGAATCCGCGCCGCGATCCGGGCCGACGACGACGCTGGACGGCGCTATCGTGCGTTACTCACGGAGTGA
- a CDS encoding metal-dependent hydrolase: MMSPTHIATGVAIAAPFAVLTPELATLVALAAMTGGVFPDLDLFVGVHRKTLHFPVYYWGAVLAAGVLAVAAPSTVTIAGFFFFLSAAVHSVADWFCGGNELRPWEKTSEHAVFVHPLGRWLPPKRLVRWDGSPEDLLLTVLLSLPGLLLFEGPVRLLTVATLVVAVVYATVRKRVPDLAPWLAE; the protein is encoded by the coding sequence ATGATGAGTCCGACTCACATCGCGACGGGGGTCGCCATCGCCGCTCCCTTCGCGGTTCTCACGCCGGAACTCGCGACGCTCGTCGCCCTCGCGGCGATGACAGGCGGCGTCTTCCCGGACCTCGACCTGTTCGTCGGTGTCCACCGAAAGACGCTCCACTTCCCGGTCTACTACTGGGGCGCGGTGCTCGCGGCGGGGGTTCTCGCCGTCGCCGCCCCGTCGACGGTGACGATTGCGGGCTTTTTCTTCTTCCTCTCGGCGGCGGTCCACTCCGTCGCCGACTGGTTCTGCGGCGGTAACGAACTCCGGCCGTGGGAGAAGACGTCCGAACACGCGGTGTTCGTCCACCCGCTCGGTCGGTGGCTCCCGCCGAAGCGCCTCGTCCGCTGGGACGGTTCGCCCGAGGACTTGCTGTTGACGGTGCTCCTCTCGCTCCCGGGTCTCCTTCTCTTCGAGGGCCCGGTTCGGCTGCTCACGGTTGCGACGCTCGTCGTCGCCGTCGTCTACGCCACCGTCAGAAAGCGAGTGCCGGACCTCGCGCCGTGGTTGGCCGAGTGA
- a CDS encoding phosphoribosylaminoimidazolesuccinocarboxamide synthase, whose protein sequence is MTSVKEFRVAEEPTADSLGRGSFVFTDDYSVFDWGKMPDEIPGKGASLCTMGAYNFELLDVNHVPTHYRGVVEDGDERELGETTEPPREMAIDLVQVPNLRYDEGYDYERFYDAVGNNYLIPLEIVFRNTVPVGSSLRSRGDPADYGLNYDSWPDEAVELPEPVVEFSTKFEERDRYLSRSEADDISGPAEIDRLEELALAVNHILTDRAERAGLVHEDGKIECLYHGGTIEVADVVGTFDENRFSYDGQEMSKEVVRQYYKREHPDWVDAVSAAKTEADRRDDPDWRALCDAEPPALPDSVVDIVSEMYAAGTNAYTNYDWFDAPKLDEAVDAVRDL, encoded by the coding sequence ATGACGAGCGTCAAGGAGTTCCGCGTGGCCGAGGAACCGACGGCCGACTCGCTCGGACGGGGAAGCTTCGTCTTCACCGACGATTACTCCGTCTTCGACTGGGGGAAGATGCCCGACGAGATCCCGGGAAAGGGGGCGAGTCTCTGCACGATGGGCGCGTACAACTTTGAGTTGCTCGACGTGAACCACGTGCCGACGCACTACCGGGGCGTGGTCGAAGACGGTGATGAACGCGAACTCGGCGAGACGACTGAACCGCCGCGCGAGATGGCTATCGACCTCGTACAGGTGCCGAACCTCCGCTACGACGAGGGATACGACTACGAGCGATTCTACGACGCCGTCGGGAACAACTACCTGATTCCGCTCGAAATCGTCTTCCGGAACACCGTTCCCGTGGGTTCGAGTCTCCGCTCGCGCGGTGACCCGGCGGACTACGGCCTCAACTACGACTCGTGGCCCGACGAAGCGGTAGAGCTCCCCGAACCCGTCGTCGAGTTCTCCACGAAGTTCGAAGAGCGCGACCGCTACCTCTCGCGAAGCGAGGCTGACGACATCTCCGGGCCGGCCGAAATCGACCGACTCGAAGAACTGGCACTCGCGGTCAACCACATCCTCACCGACCGCGCCGAGCGCGCGGGACTAGTCCACGAGGACGGCAAAATCGAGTGTCTCTACCACGGCGGAACCATCGAAGTCGCCGACGTCGTCGGGACATTCGACGAGAACCGGTTCAGCTACGACGGCCAGGAGATGTCGAAAGAGGTCGTCCGCCAGTACTACAAGCGCGAACACCCCGACTGGGTCGACGCCGTGAGCGCCGCGAAAACGGAGGCGGACCGCCGCGACGACCCCGACTGGCGGGCGTTGTGCGACGCCGAGCCACCGGCGCTGCCCGACTCGGTCGTCGACATCGTCTCTGAGATGTACGCCGCCGGAACGAACGCGTATACGAACTACGACTGGTTCGATGCGCCGAAACTCGACGAAGCGGTCGATGCGGTCAGAGATCTGTAA
- the purQ gene encoding phosphoribosylformylglycinamidine synthase I, whose product MTVAVVQFGGSNCDRDAVAALTHLGIDAERVWHEDGLPADATGVMLPGGFSYGDYLRAGAMAAQSPIMNEVRDAAERGVPVLGVCNGAQVGCESGLTEGAFTTNRSARFQCESVHLRVENAQTPWTAAYDEGEVIEVPIAHGEGRFEISAEKYEALEAADRVLFRYCDADGNVTDEANPNGSTGNVAGILGERESVAVLMPHPERATLADVGGTDGQGILRGFV is encoded by the coding sequence GTGACGGTCGCAGTCGTGCAGTTCGGCGGGTCGAACTGCGACCGCGACGCGGTGGCGGCGCTCACCCACCTCGGCATCGACGCCGAACGCGTCTGGCACGAAGACGGACTTCCCGCGGACGCGACGGGTGTGATGCTCCCCGGCGGGTTCTCCTACGGTGACTACCTCCGGGCAGGTGCGATGGCCGCGCAGTCCCCGATCATGAACGAGGTCCGCGACGCCGCCGAGCGCGGCGTTCCCGTCTTGGGCGTCTGCAACGGTGCACAGGTCGGCTGCGAGTCGGGACTGACCGAGGGCGCGTTCACGACGAACCGGAGCGCACGCTTTCAGTGTGAGTCCGTCCACCTACGGGTCGAGAACGCCCAGACGCCGTGGACCGCCGCTTACGACGAAGGCGAGGTCATCGAAGTACCCATCGCCCACGGCGAGGGGCGCTTCGAGATTTCGGCCGAGAAGTACGAGGCGCTCGAAGCGGCGGACAGGGTGCTGTTTCGTTACTGCGACGCCGACGGCAACGTCACCGACGAGGCGAACCCGAACGGCTCGACGGGCAACGTCGCCGGGATTCTGGGCGAACGGGAGTCGGTGGCGGTGTTGATGCCGCACCCTGAGCGAGCGACGCTCGCCGACGTCGGCGGCACCGACGGGCAGGGCATCCTCCGCGGGTTCGTCTGA
- a CDS encoding thiamine pyrophosphate-binding protein gives MSDGYTGADLFVDALEQYGVTHLFGNPGTTELPVMRALEDSTLDYVLGLHEDVAVGAAAGYASTRRYHSHHDPDVLPVGVVNLHVTPGLAHGLGNLYGASVAGAPLVVTAGNHSTDFRHEEPILAGDLRELADQFCKWSDEVLDVAALPTMLRRAFRVALTPPTGPVFLALPLDVMMTETDADPERLGAIPTAGRGDPTQLDHAADLLAEADAPVLVVGDEVARAGVNAVDAAVELAEAAGARVHGEILSCEVNFPGDHPQWVSHVPPDEALASTLMDTDTLVFAGVSTHTTLTRHEEPLVPDDATCLHLGPDAWELGKNQSADAAVLGDLDSVCSTLARRVRERVGDDEREARLGRVEATKQAVEARMRSLGTAESGDAADSRASKAELVDAIRAAAPDAYVVDEGVTSKYVMLTRWPFSPEQYVSNKGGGLGYGLPATIGAAVAESQRAEPRTVLGFVGDGSYLYYPQTLYTAARYDLDLTVVVSDNRNYRILKDNALGLFGGDEDDYEFVGMDFDPAVDIPKNAESHGARGRLVDSPADIEAAVREAVSREGPDVLDALVHD, from the coding sequence ATGAGCGACGGCTACACCGGCGCGGACCTCTTCGTCGACGCACTCGAACAGTACGGCGTCACGCACCTCTTCGGCAATCCGGGGACGACGGAGTTACCGGTGATGCGAGCGCTGGAGGACAGTACCCTCGACTACGTGCTCGGTCTGCACGAGGACGTTGCCGTCGGCGCAGCGGCAGGCTACGCCAGCACCCGGCGGTACCACAGCCACCACGACCCCGACGTCCTGCCGGTCGGCGTCGTCAACCTCCACGTCACGCCGGGTCTCGCTCACGGCCTCGGCAACCTCTACGGCGCGAGCGTCGCGGGCGCACCACTCGTCGTCACCGCGGGTAATCACAGCACCGACTTCCGCCACGAGGAACCCATCCTCGCGGGCGACCTCCGCGAACTCGCCGACCAGTTCTGCAAGTGGTCCGACGAGGTGCTCGACGTGGCCGCGCTCCCGACGATGCTCCGCCGCGCGTTCCGCGTCGCGCTCACGCCGCCGACCGGCCCGGTGTTCCTCGCGCTCCCGCTTGACGTGATGATGACCGAGACCGACGCCGACCCCGAGCGACTCGGGGCGATTCCGACCGCGGGTCGCGGCGACCCGACGCAACTGGACCACGCGGCCGACCTGCTCGCCGAGGCGGACGCCCCTGTGCTCGTCGTCGGCGACGAGGTCGCTCGCGCCGGAGTCAACGCGGTCGACGCCGCCGTCGAACTCGCTGAGGCAGCGGGCGCGCGCGTCCACGGCGAGATACTCTCCTGCGAGGTGAACTTCCCCGGCGACCACCCGCAGTGGGTGTCGCACGTCCCGCCGGACGAGGCGCTCGCGTCGACGCTGATGGACACCGACACCCTCGTCTTCGCCGGCGTCTCGACGCACACGACGCTGACACGTCACGAGGAACCGCTCGTTCCCGACGACGCGACGTGCCTCCACCTCGGCCCGGACGCGTGGGAGCTCGGCAAGAACCAGTCCGCGGACGCGGCGGTGCTCGGCGACCTCGATTCCGTCTGTTCGACGCTCGCGAGGCGCGTCCGAGAGCGCGTCGGCGACGACGAACGTGAGGCGCGACTCGGTCGCGTCGAGGCGACGAAACAGGCGGTCGAAGCGCGTATGCGCTCGCTCGGGACAGCGGAATCCGGCGACGCCGCCGACTCACGCGCCTCGAAAGCCGAGTTGGTCGACGCGATTCGCGCGGCCGCCCCGGACGCGTACGTCGTCGACGAGGGCGTCACCTCGAAGTACGTGATGCTCACCCGGTGGCCGTTTTCGCCCGAACAGTACGTCTCGAACAAGGGCGGTGGCCTCGGCTACGGGCTCCCGGCGACAATCGGCGCCGCCGTCGCCGAGAGCCAGCGCGCCGAGCCCCGGACCGTCCTCGGCTTCGTCGGCGACGGGTCGTATCTCTACTACCCGCAGACGCTGTACACGGCGGCGCGCTACGACCTCGACCTCACGGTTGTCGTCTCCGACAACCGCAACTACCGCATCCTGAAGGACAACGCGCTCGGCCTGTTCGGCGGCGACGAGGACGACTACGAGTTCGTCGGGATGGATTTCGACCCCGCGGTCGACATCCCGAAAAACGCCGAGAGCCACGGCGCCCGCGGGCGACTGGTCGACTCGCCGGCCGACATCGAAGCCGCGGTTCGCGAGGCGGTCTCTCGCGAGGGTCCGGACGTACTGGACGCGCTCGTCCACGACTGA
- a CDS encoding archaeosine biosynthesis radical SAM protein RaSEA, protein MSEPSPDVYERGRGMDAHNKVMREIRGLKEKHYDPHEPTRVWIDEDNTPSGVYQSLTIILNTGGCRWARAGGCTMCGYVAESVEGGTVEHGALMDQIQACLDHEGENADGKSPLIKIYTSGSFLDEREVPAETRDAIAETFSDRERIVVESLPDFVDREKLDDFVSRGLDTDVAVGLETATDRVRRDCVNKYFAFDDFVAASEEADAAGAGIKAYLLMKPPFLSESEAIEDMKSSVRRCAEYAHTVSMNPCNVQRYTMVDELHFRGGYRPPWLWSVAEVLRDTADADAIVVSDPVGHGSDRGPHNCGECDDLVQKAIKDFDLRQDPSVFEQVDCDCKGTWRAVVEEETSYAMPLAK, encoded by the coding sequence GAGCGGGGACGCGGAATGGACGCGCACAACAAGGTGATGCGCGAGATTCGCGGCCTGAAGGAGAAACACTACGACCCGCACGAGCCGACGCGCGTGTGGATCGACGAGGACAACACGCCGAGCGGCGTCTACCAATCGCTCACCATCATCCTCAACACCGGCGGCTGTCGGTGGGCGCGCGCCGGTGGCTGTACGATGTGCGGCTACGTCGCCGAGTCCGTCGAGGGCGGCACCGTCGAACACGGGGCGCTGATGGACCAGATACAGGCCTGTCTCGACCACGAGGGGGAAAACGCCGACGGGAAGTCGCCGCTCATCAAGATCTACACCTCCGGGTCGTTCCTCGACGAGCGCGAGGTGCCCGCCGAGACCCGAGACGCCATCGCGGAGACGTTCTCGGACCGAGAGCGCATCGTCGTCGAGTCGCTCCCGGACTTCGTCGATCGCGAGAAACTCGACGACTTCGTCTCGCGAGGGCTCGACACCGACGTCGCCGTCGGCCTCGAAACGGCGACCGACCGCGTCCGCCGCGACTGCGTGAACAAGTACTTCGCCTTCGACGACTTCGTCGCCGCCAGCGAGGAGGCCGACGCCGCGGGCGCGGGCATCAAAGCCTACCTCCTGATGAAGCCGCCGTTCCTCTCGGAGTCGGAGGCCATCGAGGACATGAAATCCTCCGTCCGCCGCTGCGCGGAGTACGCCCACACCGTCTCGATGAACCCCTGCAACGTCCAGCGCTACACGATGGTCGACGAACTCCACTTCCGGGGCGGCTACCGCCCGCCGTGGCTCTGGTCGGTCGCCGAGGTGCTGCGCGACACGGCGGATGCGGACGCTATCGTCGTCTCCGACCCCGTCGGTCACGGCTCCGACCGCGGCCCACACAACTGCGGCGAGTGCGACGATTTGGTTCAGAAAGCCATCAAGGACTTCGACCTCCGACAGGACCCCTCGGTGTTCGAGCAGGTCGACTGCGACTGCAAGGGGACCTGGCGCGCCGTCGTCGAAGAGGAGACGAGCTACGCGATGCCGCTGGCGAAGTGA
- the cofH gene encoding 7,8-didemethyl-8-hydroxy-5-deazariboflavin synthase subunit CofH: MSDAPAPDAGRGPTEPTAFDFEHVPETDQSFENALAKARDGERLTVADGVELLTTGTESDGIDPARKELVLEAADRRRADVVGEDVTFVANLNNNVTTACNTGCLFCNFKNSSHAFEVGSDVDHGGFTKTPAESRAVVEDALDTGIYEVTSVSGLHPAFALDDEHHEILRGYDDAARTVNYKPPKQYDTDPGTYLEQMAAMSVGGVHLHSMTPEEAYHARRGTDWSYESVYRKLRDAGLDSAPGTAAEILVDEVRDVICPGKIDSQGWVDAMEGAISVGLDVTATIMYGHVENEMHRVMHLQKVRDLQDRTGGITEFVPLSFVHQQTPLYERGVVDGGASDDEDELLIAVSRLFLDNVDNVQSSWVKYGDAKGLKLLNCGANDFMGTILSEEITKRAGGEYGEFRSFDDYVEMLSAIGRPPVERSTDYRERRRIDPDDGPHGPMLGPRADGTPMLDRQQSRESKR, encoded by the coding sequence ATGAGCGACGCGCCAGCGCCGGACGCCGGGCGCGGTCCGACCGAGCCGACGGCGTTCGACTTCGAACACGTGCCCGAGACCGACCAGTCGTTCGAGAACGCGCTGGCGAAAGCCCGAGACGGCGAGCGACTCACCGTCGCCGACGGCGTCGAACTGCTGACCACCGGCACCGAGAGCGACGGAATCGACCCCGCTCGGAAAGAACTCGTCCTGGAGGCGGCCGACCGCCGCCGCGCCGACGTCGTCGGCGAGGACGTTACGTTCGTCGCCAACCTGAACAACAACGTGACGACGGCGTGCAACACCGGCTGTCTGTTCTGCAACTTCAAGAACAGCTCTCACGCCTTCGAGGTGGGTTCGGACGTCGACCACGGCGGATTCACGAAGACGCCCGCCGAATCGAGAGCCGTCGTCGAGGACGCCCTCGATACGGGTATCTACGAGGTGACCTCCGTCTCCGGCCTCCACCCGGCGTTCGCGCTCGACGACGAACACCACGAGATTCTCCGCGGCTACGACGACGCCGCGCGGACGGTGAACTACAAACCGCCCAAACAGTACGACACGGACCCTGGGACGTACCTCGAACAGATGGCGGCGATGAGCGTGGGCGGCGTCCACCTCCACTCAATGACGCCCGAGGAGGCGTACCACGCCCGCCGCGGCACCGACTGGTCGTACGAGTCGGTGTACAGAAAGCTCCGCGACGCGGGGCTTGACTCCGCGCCCGGTACTGCCGCGGAGATTCTCGTCGACGAGGTCCGAGACGTCATCTGCCCCGGGAAAATCGACTCGCAGGGGTGGGTCGACGCGATGGAGGGAGCGATTTCGGTCGGACTCGACGTGACGGCGACCATCATGTACGGCCACGTCGAAAACGAGATGCACCGCGTGATGCACCTGCAGAAGGTTCGCGACCTGCAGGACCGAACCGGCGGTATCACCGAGTTCGTCCCCCTCTCGTTCGTCCACCAGCAGACGCCGCTGTACGAGCGTGGCGTCGTCGACGGCGGGGCCTCCGACGACGAGGACGAACTGCTCATCGCCGTCTCCCGACTGTTCCTCGACAACGTCGACAACGTCCAGTCCTCGTGGGTGAAGTACGGCGACGCGAAGGGACTCAAACTGCTGAACTGCGGCGCGAACGACTTCATGGGGACGATTCTCTCCGAGGAGATCACGAAACGCGCCGGCGGCGAGTACGGCGAGTTCCGCTCCTTCGACGACTACGTCGAGATGCTGTCGGCGATCGGTCGCCCGCCGGTCGAGCGTTCGACCGACTACCGGGAGCGTCGCCGCATCGACCCCGACGACGGACCCCACGGCCCGATGCTCGGCCCGCGCGCCGACGGAACGCCGATGCTCGACCGACAGCAGTCGCGGGAGTCGAAGCGGTGA
- the purS gene encoding phosphoribosylformylglycinamidine synthase subunit PurS, with amino-acid sequence MTAYTATVTVRLKRGVLDPEAETTKRALERLGFELSGLRSADRFEVDIDADSAADAEERADEMAERLLANPTIHDYDVVVEEAE; translated from the coding sequence ATGACCGCGTACACCGCGACGGTGACTGTCCGACTCAAGCGTGGCGTGTTGGACCCCGAGGCGGAGACGACGAAGCGCGCGCTCGAACGGCTCGGCTTCGAGCTCTCGGGCCTGCGCTCGGCGGACCGCTTCGAGGTGGATATCGACGCCGACTCCGCCGCAGATGCGGAGGAGCGCGCCGACGAGATGGCCGAACGATTGCTCGCTAACCCCACGATTCACGACTACGACGTGGTGGTCGAGGAAGCCGAATGA
- a CDS encoding formyltetrahydrofolate deformylase gives MTRELTEITVIGEDKTGLVARITSLLFDRSINIEDIDQAVREGIFRMTLHADTSEMVCTPDTLRSTLADLATELGVEIQVRFPSDRETKRLAVLVTKESHCLEALFEAWANDELDAEIGVVIGNHDDLQPLADHYNVPFHDIGDKKGGADEEELLELLDEYDVDLIVLARYMRILSPNVVFRYEDRIINIHPSLLPSFPGAAAYRQAKEGGVRIAGVTAHYVTTDLDQGPVITQRAFDVPDDASVTDIKERGQPLEADALLEAVKLHLDGALTVHRGRTNLRHSEDIDYQLGLTKEAQAANPDRPVDGKIPSAIRKRAEADASDD, from the coding sequence ATGACTCGAGAGTTGACCGAAATCACCGTTATCGGCGAGGACAAAACGGGCCTCGTCGCGCGTATCACGTCGCTTCTATTCGACCGCAGTATCAACATCGAGGATATCGACCAGGCCGTCCGCGAAGGAATCTTCCGGATGACCCTCCACGCGGACACCAGCGAGATGGTGTGTACTCCGGACACCCTCCGTTCGACGCTCGCGGACCTTGCGACCGAACTCGGCGTCGAGATTCAAGTCCGGTTTCCTTCGGACCGCGAGACGAAGCGCCTCGCGGTGCTCGTGACGAAGGAGAGCCACTGTCTGGAGGCGCTGTTCGAGGCGTGGGCCAACGACGAACTCGACGCCGAGATCGGCGTCGTCATCGGCAACCACGACGACCTCCAACCGCTGGCGGATCACTATAATGTCCCCTTCCACGACATCGGCGACAAGAAGGGCGGGGCTGACGAGGAGGAGCTGCTCGAACTGCTCGACGAGTACGACGTGGACCTCATCGTCCTCGCGCGCTACATGCGCATCCTCTCGCCGAACGTCGTCTTCCGCTACGAGGACCGCATCATCAACATCCACCCGAGTCTGCTGCCGTCGTTCCCCGGCGCGGCCGCCTACCGGCAGGCGAAGGAGGGCGGCGTCCGAATCGCCGGCGTCACCGCCCACTACGTGACGACCGACCTCGACCAGGGGCCGGTCATCACCCAACGCGCGTTCGACGTGCCGGACGACGCGTCGGTCACCGACATCAAAGAGCGCGGGCAGCCGCTCGAAGCCGACGCGCTGCTCGAAGCGGTCAAACTCCACCTCGACGGCGCGCTGACCGTCCATCGCGGCCGGACGAATCTCCGCCACAGCGAGGATATCGACTACCAACTCGGTCTCACGAAGGAGGCGCAGGCGGCGAATCCGGACCGTCCGGTCGACGGGAAGATTCCGTCGGCGATTCGCAAGCGGGCCGAAGCGGACGCCAGCGACGACTGA